The Streptomyces sp. Je 1-332 genome has a window encoding:
- a CDS encoding ketoacyl-ACP synthase III family protein, with protein sequence MRPTEPVGIVTAGLWLPGERSRASDAVAAGRLRERDAAALGHESVPDAGEVAPPDAAVLAARGVLNAAGVEAGGLDVLAHAWMYYQGHDLWSPAHYIARRLEALRALPIGIQQVCNGGAAAMGLVMAWLASSDPAPSARPRLGMVTTGDRFAEPGFDRWAGDFGVAYGDAGTAVLLRRPAADGDALLLRSVATVADPLLEEMHRGTDPFSRVARGHRDQVDMRATKRAYLHTHGIRPFNSSNRRAIRAVVSQALADGGMDGHDPRLTHVVLPRFGAKTLAESWIPVLAEQVGGARLLDPGRETGHLGAGDAVAGLADLVARGLPAPGSSALVFSAGAGFTWSCLLVESPAR encoded by the coding sequence ATGAGACCGACCGAGCCGGTGGGCATAGTGACGGCCGGGCTGTGGCTGCCCGGGGAGCGGTCACGCGCCTCGGACGCGGTCGCCGCGGGGAGGTTGCGTGAGCGTGACGCGGCTGCCCTCGGCCACGAGAGCGTCCCGGACGCGGGGGAGGTCGCCCCGCCCGACGCCGCGGTCCTCGCGGCCCGCGGGGTGCTGAACGCGGCGGGCGTGGAAGCGGGCGGACTTGATGTGCTCGCGCACGCGTGGATGTACTACCAAGGGCACGACCTGTGGTCGCCCGCCCACTACATCGCCCGCCGTCTCGAAGCCCTGCGGGCCCTGCCGATCGGCATCCAGCAGGTGTGCAACGGCGGTGCCGCCGCCATGGGTCTCGTCATGGCGTGGCTCGCCTCATCGGACCCGGCTCCCTCGGCGCGGCCGCGGCTCGGCATGGTGACGACGGGGGACCGGTTCGCGGAGCCCGGATTCGACCGCTGGGCGGGCGACTTCGGGGTGGCGTACGGCGACGCGGGTACGGCCGTGCTGCTCCGCCGTCCGGCCGCGGACGGCGACGCACTGCTGCTGCGGTCGGTCGCGACGGTCGCGGACCCCCTACTGGAGGAGATGCACCGCGGCACGGACCCCTTCTCGCGGGTCGCCCGCGGACATCGCGACCAGGTCGACATGCGCGCCACCAAACGGGCGTACCTGCACACCCACGGGATACGGCCGTTCAACTCCTCCAACCGCCGGGCCATCCGGGCGGTCGTCTCGCAGGCGCTGGCCGACGGGGGCATGGACGGACACGACCCGCGCCTGACCCACGTCGTGCTGCCCCGGTTCGGTGCCAAGACGCTGGCCGAGTCGTGGATCCCCGTCCTGGCGGAGCAGGTGGGCGGGGCACGCCTGCTCGACCCCGGCCGGGAGACCGGACATCTGGGTGCGGGTGACGCGGTCGCGGGGCTCGCCGACCTGGTGGCGCGGGGCCTGCCCGCACCCGGGTCCAGTGCCCTCGTGTTCAGCGCGGGGGCCGGCTTCACCTGGTCGTGCCTGCTGGTGGAGTCTCCGGCGCGATGA
- a CDS encoding phosphopantetheine-binding protein: protein MSDIAISEDRRAQVRAIVADVLEVDEAALTDESSFADDFDADSLLIIEIFSRFERDLGIRIPQEDLTELDELPSAYLLVEKHSTPEALGV from the coding sequence ATGAGTGACATCGCGATATCCGAGGACCGGCGCGCGCAGGTGCGGGCCATCGTCGCGGACGTCCTCGAAGTGGACGAGGCCGCTCTGACCGACGAGAGCAGCTTCGCCGACGACTTCGACGCGGACTCGCTGCTGATCATCGAGATCTTCTCCCGCTTCGAGCGCGACCTCGGTATCCGGATTCCGCAGGAGGACCTCACGGAGCTCGACGAACTGCCGAGCGCCTACCTCCTGGTCGAGAAGCACAGCACCCCGGAGGCGCTGGGTGTCTGA
- a CDS encoding beta-ketoacyl-[acyl-carrier-protein] synthase family protein, whose translation MSDEASAAGRRVVVTGLGAVSSLGLGARAVTSAIRAGRSGIGPIGQFDGTGFERSLAGEVRGFHAEMHLRGTDPARWGRSGRFAAAAARMAVTDAGANPAALSAGRTASCFGTTNGESQVLEELTQQWVDDGLAALDPVLAGRGDAGRIAAAVSAELDLSGESVTLGTACAAGNYAIGYGFDLVRTGEADAALCGGADASNRATHAGFHRLGALAADVPRPFDEHRDGIVTAEGAAALLLEPLDTALARGARIYAEVLGYGMTCDARHMTNPDAASIAECIRRAHDHAGIKPGDVDYICAHGTGTKANDSTETAAVREVFTDGPPPISSIKSMLGHTMGAAAGFGALVCCAALSEGFLPPSATLREVDPALGPGLDCVQGRARATRPRIVQNHGFAFGGNNAVTIFGEFTA comes from the coding sequence GTGTCTGACGAGGCCTCAGCCGCCGGGCGCCGGGTTGTGGTCACCGGGCTCGGCGCAGTGAGCAGCCTCGGGCTCGGCGCGCGTGCGGTCACCTCGGCGATCCGGGCCGGGCGCAGCGGCATCGGCCCGATCGGACAGTTCGACGGCACGGGCTTCGAGCGCTCCCTCGCCGGTGAAGTGCGCGGATTCCACGCGGAGATGCACCTGCGGGGAACCGACCCGGCGCGGTGGGGGCGCAGCGGCCGCTTCGCCGCCGCGGCGGCGCGGATGGCGGTCACGGACGCCGGAGCGAACCCCGCCGCGCTGTCCGCGGGACGCACCGCGAGCTGCTTCGGAACGACCAACGGTGAGTCACAGGTCCTGGAAGAACTGACCCAGCAGTGGGTCGACGACGGCCTCGCCGCGCTCGACCCGGTGCTCGCCGGTCGGGGCGACGCCGGCCGGATCGCCGCCGCCGTCAGCGCCGAACTCGACCTGAGCGGCGAGTCCGTCACCCTCGGCACCGCCTGCGCCGCAGGCAACTACGCCATCGGCTACGGCTTCGATCTGGTCCGCACGGGAGAGGCGGACGCCGCACTGTGCGGCGGAGCCGACGCCTCCAACCGGGCCACCCACGCCGGGTTCCACCGTCTCGGAGCTCTCGCCGCCGACGTGCCCCGCCCCTTCGACGAACACCGCGACGGCATCGTCACCGCGGAGGGCGCAGCGGCACTGCTCCTGGAACCCCTCGACACGGCGCTGGCACGCGGGGCCCGGATCTACGCCGAGGTCCTCGGGTACGGCATGACCTGCGATGCCCGCCACATGACCAATCCGGACGCCGCGTCGATAGCCGAGTGCATCCGGCGCGCCCACGACCACGCCGGCATCAAGCCCGGCGACGTGGACTACATCTGCGCACACGGCACCGGCACCAAGGCCAACGACTCCACGGAGACCGCCGCCGTGCGCGAGGTGTTCACCGACGGCCCCCCGCCGATCAGCTCGATCAAGTCCATGCTCGGCCACACGATGGGGGCGGCAGCCGGCTTCGGCGCTCTGGTGTGCTGCGCCGCCCTGTCCGAAGGCTTCCTGCCGCCGAGCGCCACGCTCCGCGAGGTGGATCCGGCGCTGGGACCGGGACTCGACTGCGTTCAGGGGCGGGCGCGGGCCACCCGGCCGCGCATCGTGCAGAACCACGGCTTCGCCTTCGGCGGGAACAACGCCGTCACGATCTTCGGGGAGTTCACCGCATGA